Proteins encoded together in one Natranaerovirga hydrolytica window:
- a CDS encoding YodL domain-containing protein, whose protein sequence is MPGISLKNGLISYYGNPAGYTEKEKAVVDKIFQNEELSTWLKSRSLTPEWTDGVMERLIAGEQMTGMEPSAPLKNVRIWQLKPETEVRMKFISLEDMIRDFGEPDPEYYRIAYDGQLGTNDLEAIYTRCNMNHPPGYNGHSLSMSDVVELYDGDSSEYHYCDRFGFQKINFKSPEQTQTMDMSM, encoded by the coding sequence ATGCCAGGGATTTCCCTGAAAAATGGTCTGATTTCCTATTATGGGAATCCGGCAGGCTATACAGAAAAAGAAAAAGCAGTGGTGGACAAAATCTTTCAAAATGAAGAATTGTCAACTTGGTTAAAGAGCCGTTCCCTAACCCCTGAGTGGACCGACGGCGTGATGGAGCGGTTAATTGCCGGGGAGCAAATGACCGGTATGGAGCCATCTGCACCCCTTAAGAATGTCCGTATTTGGCAGCTTAAGCCGGAAACGGAGGTGCGAATGAAATTCATCAGTCTTGAAGATATGATCAGGGACTTTGGAGAGCCTGACCCGGAGTATTACCGCATTGCCTATGACGGACAGCTTGGAACCAATGACCTTGAAGCCATCTATACAAGGTGCAATATGAATCACCCGCCCGGATATAACGGACATTCTCTGTCTATGTCCGATGTGGTTGAGCTGTATGATGGTGACTCCAGTGAATACCACTACTGTGACCGTTTTGGATTTCAGAAAATCAATTTTAAGTCACCGGAGCAAACACAAACTATGGACATGAGTATGTAG
- a CDS encoding DUF6133 family protein has protein sequence MAVKNAAVSLVFRSRNILAANRGEGYIDTAIKILLAVVLGALLLAGLYALFGETVLPTLTERIKEMFNYAG, from the coding sequence ATGGCAGTAAAGAATGCCGCTGTCAGTCTTGTATTTCGCAGCAGGAATATTCTCGCTGCCAATAGGGGAGAGGGCTATATTGATACGGCTATCAAAATTTTGCTGGCCGTTGTCCTTGGAGCTCTGCTCCTTGCAGGACTTTATGCCTTGTTCGGGGAAACCGTGCTGCCCACCCTGACGGAACGCATCAAAGAGATGTTTAACTATGCCGGTTAA
- a CDS encoding SpoVG family protein, with protein sequence MPKNTTPAVPKYDVKIHSIRPEGSCKATASANIHGDFAVRGIKIMEGSKGLFVSMPSYKSGNGEYRDICFPCTKETKAEFDKTVLDAYQQALTQGQTAVQKQKSPEPQQEQNQPVMGGM encoded by the coding sequence ATGCCTAAGAATACAACACCGGCTGTTCCCAAGTACGATGTGAAAATCCATTCCATCCGACCGGAGGGAAGCTGCAAGGCCACCGCTTCGGCTAATATCCACGGTGATTTTGCCGTGCGAGGCATCAAAATTATGGAGGGCTCTAAGGGGCTGTTTGTTTCCATGCCCAGCTACAAGTCAGGAAACGGCGAATACAGAGATATCTGCTTCCCCTGCACCAAGGAAACCAAGGCAGAATTCGACAAGACGGTGCTTGACGCCTACCAGCAGGCCCTCACCCAAGGGCAGACTGCTGTACAGAAGCAAAAATCTCCCGAACCCCAGCAGGAGCAAAACCAGCCTGTCATGGGCGGGATGTAG
- a CDS encoding S-layer homology domain-containing protein: MNKKMKGPLSMLLVVCLVVSMLTGSAYAVSQYFEDAKGHWAEEVIQILTDKGIISGYPDGLVHPDDIITRAEFAALIARIMELPEPEESEVTLRFTDIAGHWSEQNVEALIIAGVIQKGDYGTNFLPDEPITRMEMIRMLVRAIGKGEHDPSCLCVTGFSDDGDLTDKDKASICAGKAHGIVNGYPDGTVKPEGKATRAEAFSMLVDADEAKEQNKKEESPKPEDKPSGGSSGGGSPYVPAPQFSFALPKTAYTADEIEIKSESRYVSSVTWSAFKNGLPVELDQLTDGVLDADGGKVKFTQTGSITLIATAKNSRNVAVVHEQTISIYPVVTADFTLPETAHTDTAVAVELSTENLGGNLVEWFLQKNGTDADLTKSLTGELDSTGGTVLFKEKGSYTLTASITDELGKTVTMHDNIIIYPVAEVSLTLPEVSHTDKTITLQTETKETDGLTTVYTLTRNGEPAEISQWIEVNPYHGSIRFTEKGVYALTASVTDATGRVFSDTADITVYPVGSAGFYLPEIFHTDKTVHVEALFSEIGSYTAKWSLIRDGKEVSLSDMTAGMLENSGGELKFHTKGSYVLKAEFTDDGGRSYSYEQSFVVYPVPVVSYSLPKHVHTDSDIAIRAETADLEGLTIEWLVDNTFGFQDWPTYVDGKLTNDGGTLRFKRTGIYELVARVTDETGRVFLYESKDRCEVLPVLTIGFELPDFAYTDTAIDLRTHGNNNVLPVEWSVSKEGRNIPITKAFEGTLTAQGGKITFKDDGEYVLTASMTDYLKRSYSHNESIHILPVVQYAFTMPQNVHYGTEFDILPKDVQNIGSYFVVWTLQKEGSTVSYQGTLGNEGGKIAISDIGDFTLTASVTDSAGRVASHSESITVTNTAPNAPVVEAVPTRTVKDGKFLVNITASADDPDGDAVTLEYEGTTADSYYAPGTHSIRVRAKDIAGAYSEWTEKAFTVTNAAPTVTLTADPTRTVKDGKFLVNISAVASDADGDATTLEWENKAADNYYAAGTHTVRVRAKDIAGAYSPWTEKTFTITSSAPIVTLTATPTRTAKDGKFLVNISATASDSDGDTTTLEWENKAEDNYYAVGTHTIRVRAKDATGLYSEWVSKTFTITNSAPTAPVITRTPSGNSVPPGTPVTIKATSSDPDGDDITLVWEGRNAETQTYPLGRNVVRVKAVDSAGAESPWAAIVFFVADSNGGGGMTLTGPDSVIMENGLEGATITEYTFTVPPVSGHSGSDFGRVRGYNKLTGQWDQLDYGTTSNGITFSRSLGAGVYTRLEFYYYTNHNCMYNKSNITYSVSYHFE; the protein is encoded by the coding sequence ATGAATAAGAAAATGAAAGGACCACTCAGCATGCTCCTTGTGGTCTGCTTGGTAGTCTCTATGCTTACAGGGAGCGCCTATGCAGTCAGCCAATATTTTGAGGATGCAAAAGGTCATTGGGCAGAGGAAGTCATTCAAATCCTCACAGATAAGGGTATCATCAGCGGTTATCCCGATGGTCTGGTACATCCCGATGACATCATCACCAGGGCTGAGTTTGCAGCCTTGATTGCCAGAATCATGGAGCTGCCGGAGCCGGAGGAAAGTGAAGTCACCCTTCGCTTTACCGATATTGCCGGTCACTGGTCCGAACAGAATGTAGAGGCCCTTATCATTGCAGGTGTCATCCAAAAAGGTGATTACGGCACAAATTTCCTGCCGGACGAACCCATTACCCGCATGGAAATGATTCGTATGCTGGTAAGAGCTATCGGTAAGGGAGAGCATGATCCATCCTGCCTCTGCGTTACCGGATTTTCCGATGACGGTGACCTTACTGATAAGGATAAAGCCAGTATATGTGCAGGTAAAGCGCATGGTATTGTAAATGGTTATCCGGACGGCACAGTGAAGCCGGAGGGAAAAGCCACCCGTGCGGAAGCCTTTAGTATGCTGGTGGATGCGGATGAGGCAAAGGAGCAGAACAAAAAAGAAGAATCCCCGAAACCGGAGGATAAGCCTTCCGGCGGCAGCTCTGGCGGCGGTTCTCCCTATGTTCCTGCCCCGCAGTTCAGCTTCGCCTTGCCGAAAACCGCTTATACAGCCGATGAAATTGAAATTAAATCGGAAAGTCGCTATGTGAGCAGCGTGACATGGTCAGCTTTCAAAAACGGTCTGCCTGTTGAGCTTGACCAGCTGACAGACGGTGTGTTAGATGCAGATGGCGGTAAGGTGAAATTCACGCAGACCGGCAGCATCACCCTCATTGCTACAGCAAAAAACAGCCGAAACGTTGCAGTGGTTCATGAGCAGACAATCAGCATCTATCCTGTGGTGACAGCTGATTTTACTCTGCCGGAAACTGCCCATACCGACACTGCTGTGGCTGTGGAGCTTTCCACGGAAAACCTTGGTGGTAATTTAGTGGAATGGTTCCTCCAAAAAAATGGGACAGATGCCGATTTGACTAAATCCCTCACGGGAGAACTGGACTCCACCGGCGGTACGGTACTGTTCAAGGAAAAGGGCAGTTATACATTGACTGCCTCCATTACAGACGAGCTGGGCAAAACCGTTACAATGCATGACAATATCATCATTTACCCGGTAGCGGAGGTAAGCCTTACTCTGCCAGAAGTTTCCCATACAGATAAAACCATCACCCTACAGACAGAAACAAAAGAAACGGATGGGCTTACGACGGTCTACACCCTGACCCGAAATGGTGAGCCTGCAGAAATCAGCCAATGGATTGAAGTAAATCCTTACCACGGCAGTATCAGATTTACAGAAAAAGGTGTCTATGCCCTGACTGCTTCCGTTACCGATGCAACCGGCAGAGTGTTTTCCGATACTGCGGATATCACCGTCTATCCGGTGGGCTCAGCGGGATTTTATCTGCCTGAAATCTTCCACACCGATAAAACTGTTCATGTGGAAGCCCTCTTCTCTGAAATCGGAAGCTATACCGCCAAATGGTCACTGATCCGTGACGGCAAGGAGGTATCTCTTAGCGATATGACAGCGGGAATGCTGGAAAACAGCGGCGGTGAGCTGAAGTTCCACACCAAGGGCAGCTATGTTCTAAAAGCGGAATTTACCGACGACGGCGGCAGGAGCTACAGCTACGAACAGAGCTTTGTGGTTTATCCCGTGCCTGTCGTAAGTTATAGCCTGCCAAAGCACGTCCATACGGACAGCGATATTGCGATTCGAGCTGAAACTGCCGATCTGGAGGGGCTAACCATCGAATGGCTGGTGGACAACACCTTTGGCTTTCAAGACTGGCCCACCTATGTGGACGGAAAGCTCACCAATGACGGCGGAACCCTCCGCTTTAAAAGAACCGGTATTTATGAATTAGTGGCAAGAGTCACCGATGAAACAGGCCGTGTCTTTCTGTATGAAAGCAAGGACAGGTGCGAGGTGCTTCCCGTGCTGACCATCGGCTTTGAGCTTCCCGACTTTGCCTATACCGATACCGCCATTGACCTTAGAACCCATGGCAACAACAATGTTCTGCCGGTGGAATGGTCCGTTAGCAAGGAGGGCAGAAATATTCCGATTACTAAGGCATTTGAAGGAACCCTCACTGCCCAAGGGGGCAAAATCACCTTTAAGGACGACGGTGAGTATGTTCTTACGGCATCCATGACCGATTATCTGAAACGCAGCTATTCCCACAACGAAAGCATCCACATCCTGCCGGTGGTGCAGTACGCCTTCACCATGCCCCAGAATGTTCACTACGGCACAGAGTTTGATATTCTCCCAAAGGATGTTCAGAACATTGGCAGCTATTTCGTGGTCTGGACATTGCAAAAGGAGGGCAGCACCGTTTCGTATCAAGGCACCTTGGGTAATGAGGGCGGTAAAATTGCCATCAGTGACATCGGCGACTTTACCCTGACGGCTTCCGTTACCGACAGCGCAGGGCGTGTGGCATCTCATTCAGAGAGCATCACCGTAACCAATACAGCACCCAATGCTCCTGTGGTAGAAGCAGTCCCCACTCGTACAGTCAAGGATGGCAAGTTCCTTGTCAACATTACTGCCAGTGCCGATGATCCAGATGGGGATGCGGTGACCTTGGAGTATGAAGGCACTACGGCTGACAGCTATTATGCACCAGGTACCCACAGCATCCGTGTCAGGGCAAAGGATATCGCAGGAGCTTATTCAGAGTGGACCGAGAAAGCCTTCACTGTGACCAATGCCGCCCCTACTGTTACCCTGACAGCCGACCCGACCCGTACAGTCAAGGATGGCAAATTCCTTGTCAATATCAGTGCTGTAGCATCCGATGCGGACGGAGATGCAACTACGCTGGAATGGGAAAACAAGGCGGCTGACAACTACTATGCTGCAGGCACCCATACCGTCCGTGTCCGTGCAAAAGACATTGCCGGAGCTTATTCCCCTTGGACAGAAAAGACATTTACCATCACCAGTTCCGCACCTATTGTAACCTTGACTGCAACCCCTACACGAACAGCAAAAGACGGCAAGTTCCTTGTCAATATCAGTGCTACAGCATCCGATTCCGATGGAGATACAACTACATTGGAATGGGAGAATAAAGCGGAAGATAACTACTATGCTGTTGGTACTCACACCATCCGTGTCAGAGCCAAGGATGCAACCGGTCTGTATTCGGAGTGGGTATCCAAGACATTCACCATTACAAACTCTGCACCCACTGCACCGGTCATTACCAGAACACCAAGCGGGAACAGTGTGCCGCCGGGAACGCCGGTTACTATCAAGGCAACCAGCTCTGACCCCGACGGCGATGATATTACCCTTGTTTGGGAGGGCAGAAATGCTGAAACCCAGACCTACCCGCTGGGAAGAAATGTGGTCCGTGTTAAAGCGGTGGACTCCGCAGGCGCTGAATCACCTTGGGCGGCCATCGTGTTCTTTGTGGCTGACTCAAACGGCGGCGGTGGTATGACCCTCACCGGCCCCGATTCTGTCATTATGGAAAATGGATTGGAAGGCGCCACCATCACGGAGTATACCTTTACTGTTCCCCCTGTCAGCGGTCACAGCGGGTCTGACTTCGGCAGAGTACGAGGATACAACAAGCTCACCGGTCAGTGGGATCAGCTTGATTATGGCACCACCTCAAATGGCATCACCTTCAGCCGCAGTCTCGGTGCAGGCGTATACACCAGACTGGAGTTCTACTATTACACCAACCATAACTGTATGTACAACAAAAGCAACATCACTTACTCGGTAAGTTATCATTTTGAATAA
- a CDS encoding DUF6133 family protein, with the protein MKNLFLKLKNKTQKGALAARQALLNQHGEGYIDTAIKILIAVVLGALLLAGLYALFGETVLPTLTQRIMEMFNYGG; encoded by the coding sequence ATGAAGAATCTGTTCTTGAAGCTAAAAAACAAGACACAAAAGGGAGCATTGGCAGCCCGCCAAGCCCTCTTGAATCAACATGGGGAAGGCTACATTGACACGGCTATTAAAATCTTGATAGCCGTTGTCCTTGGGGCCCTGCTTCTGGCAGGGCTCTATGCCCTGTTTGGGGAAACGGTGCTGCCTACACTTACTCAGAGAATTATGGAAATGTTCAACTATGGAGGCTAA
- a CDS encoding prepilin peptidase, giving the protein MEANGTLQAVLFSFLLMAASVWDFRKRIIPDSICILVVLTGLIDFSPVRLLGVLAALPLFIAALCKPDGIGGGDIKLTAAAGVVLGFWGCMTGLILGLMASLVFYLAVQVIRRLQMLEPQKAAQASLPMAPFLSLGFLAVFVLNTGNMLLL; this is encoded by the coding sequence ATGGAGGCTAATGGCACCCTGCAGGCGGTGCTTTTTTCTTTTTTGCTTATGGCGGCTTCTGTCTGGGATTTCCGCAAACGGATCATCCCGGACAGCATCTGCATCCTGGTTGTATTGACGGGGCTGATTGATTTCAGCCCCGTCAGGCTTTTGGGGGTCCTTGCGGCGCTGCCCCTTTTCATTGCCGCCCTATGCAAGCCGGACGGCATCGGCGGCGGAGATATCAAGCTCACGGCTGCCGCAGGCGTTGTTTTGGGATTTTGGGGATGCATGACTGGGCTAATACTCGGTTTAATGGCATCCCTTGTTTTTTATCTGGCAGTGCAAGTCATTAGAAGGCTTCAGATGCTGGAACCGCAGAAAGCAGCACAGGCATCTCTGCCCATGGCGCCCTTTTTATCCCTGGGCTTTCTTGCCGTATTCGTTCTAAATACTGGAAATATGCTTTTGCTTTAA
- the cpaB gene encoding Flp pilus assembly protein CpaB, translated as MNLFKNRTVVGVICILLSLLICFGVTPLFNKSVSQKAEIVRVVKEVKSGDEITKDMIQTVEVGGFGLPDNVIRQSETVIGKYAKADLSIGDYILNTKLSDAPAAENAYLYNLDGTKQAMSVTIKSFASGLSGKLQSGDIVSVIAADYKKQGATVIPAQLKYVEVISVTASSGYDANTGEATAEDDDRELPATVTLLVSPEQSKVLAELEADGKLHLSLVYRGTPDNTAKFTEAQDKVVAALHPIEQTEDASSETQESENNAEPKASGESGVE; from the coding sequence ATGAACCTTTTTAAGAATCGCACCGTCGTCGGTGTGATCTGTATCCTTTTATCCCTGCTTATCTGCTTCGGTGTGACGCCCTTGTTCAACAAATCCGTCAGCCAAAAAGCAGAAATCGTCCGTGTGGTCAAAGAAGTCAAATCAGGAGATGAAATCACCAAGGATATGATTCAGACCGTGGAGGTGGGCGGTTTTGGGCTGCCCGACAATGTCATCCGCCAGAGTGAAACGGTCATCGGCAAATATGCCAAGGCTGACCTGTCCATCGGGGACTATATCTTAAACACCAAGCTGTCCGATGCCCCAGCAGCAGAAAATGCCTATCTTTACAATCTGGACGGCACCAAGCAGGCCATGTCGGTGACCATTAAGAGCTTTGCAAGCGGCCTGTCCGGGAAACTTCAAAGCGGTGATATCGTATCGGTCATTGCCGCCGACTATAAGAAGCAGGGCGCCACGGTTATTCCTGCCCAGCTGAAATATGTGGAAGTGATCAGCGTTACTGCCTCCTCCGGCTATGACGCCAACACAGGGGAAGCCACTGCTGAAGATGATGATCGAGAGCTTCCTGCAACGGTGACTTTGCTGGTTTCTCCCGAACAGAGCAAGGTGCTGGCAGAGTTGGAGGCTGATGGCAAGCTCCATCTGTCCCTGGTTTACCGTGGCACTCCCGATAATACCGCCAAATTTACAGAGGCACAGGATAAGGTTGTTGCTGCTTTGCATCCGATAGAACAGACAGAAGATGCGTCCTCTGAAACCCAGGAATCAGAGAATAATGCTGAGCCTAAAGCATCCGGGGAAAGCGGGGTGGAATAA
- a CDS encoding ParA family protein translates to MLNFKKRSIFTRQPGEEDIQMEQELQKGILAVWGSPGSGKTVTAVKIAKHLAQQKQNVVLLLCDMTAPMLPCICPPSELECEHSLGSILAAAHVTEALIKHNLVTLKKNKYLTILGMKKGENEYTYPPYEQVQVKELLNGLRAIAPFVVVDCGSYIANDILSAVTLMEADNVLRLAGADLKSVSYLSSQLPLLRDSKWDADKQYKVASNVKSHEAGEQIGHALGSVAFTLTHSQELEEQYLAGNLLGDLSLKDSRLFRREIEKISKEVFGC, encoded by the coding sequence ATGCTGAATTTCAAGAAAAGGAGTATCTTCACCCGCCAGCCTGGGGAGGAAGATATCCAGATGGAACAGGAGCTTCAAAAGGGTATCCTCGCCGTTTGGGGTTCTCCTGGCAGCGGCAAAACGGTGACAGCCGTAAAAATCGCAAAGCATCTTGCTCAGCAAAAGCAAAATGTGGTGCTTTTGCTCTGTGATATGACCGCACCCATGCTGCCCTGTATCTGTCCCCCGTCGGAGCTTGAATGTGAGCATTCCCTGGGGAGCATTCTTGCCGCAGCCCATGTAACAGAGGCCCTCATCAAACACAATCTGGTGACCCTAAAGAAAAACAAATATCTCACCATCCTCGGTATGAAAAAGGGTGAAAACGAGTATACCTATCCGCCCTATGAGCAGGTGCAAGTCAAAGAATTGTTGAATGGGCTTCGGGCAATCGCTCCATTTGTGGTGGTGGATTGCGGCAGCTATATTGCAAACGACATCCTCTCCGCCGTGACCCTTATGGAAGCAGATAATGTTCTTCGCCTTGCGGGTGCCGATCTCAAATCGGTAAGCTATCTCTCCAGCCAGCTCCCTCTGCTTAGGGATTCCAAGTGGGATGCAGATAAGCAATACAAGGTAGCCAGCAATGTAAAATCCCATGAAGCCGGGGAGCAGATTGGGCATGCATTGGGTTCGGTAGCCTTTACCCTGACCCATTCTCAGGAGCTGGAGGAACAGTATCTGGCAGGCAATCTCCTTGGAGATTTGTCTCTCAAAGATAGCCGCCTGTTCCGCAGAGAAATTGAGAAAATTTCAAAGGAGGTGTTTGGATGTTAG
- a CDS encoding CpaF/VirB11 family protein: protein MEQESTVNRPMDFSGKNRAHTLFFTPETEGKDFSLVLGDVQEYISEYYSSLITAGGEDAKAQLKRYITKYIQDHRISVKGMSGTKLADAIYTEMAEFGFLTKYIFGSGIEEIDINSWKDIEVQYSDGRTVKLEERFESPQHAVNVIRRMLHISGMVLDNASPIVLGHLSKNIRIAVLKSPVVDEDIGVAASIRVVNPQSMKKEDFVRSGTATDPMLDFLSLCIRYGISVCVAGATSSGKTTVAGWVLTTVPDNKRIYTIENGSRELDLVREKEGKVVNSVIHTLTRDSDNDRQRIDQTDLLDYALRFNPDIIVVGEMRGAEANAAQEAARTGVAVLTTIHSNSSEATYRRMVSLCKRAVDMSDQTLMDYVTEAYPIVVFCKQLENKQRRMMEIQECEILPDGTRHYRPLYQYVITENRMEDGKFIIEGHHEQINPISDSLAKRLMENGMPQTLIENLQGKEAQSA from the coding sequence ATGGAGCAGGAGTCCACCGTGAACCGCCCGATGGATTTTTCAGGCAAAAACCGCGCCCATACACTGTTCTTTACACCTGAAACCGAGGGTAAGGATTTCTCATTGGTTCTTGGCGATGTGCAGGAATACATTTCCGAATATTACAGCAGTCTCATTACAGCAGGCGGTGAAGATGCCAAGGCACAGCTCAAACGATATATCACCAAATACATTCAGGATCATCGTATCTCGGTAAAGGGTATGAGCGGCACGAAGCTGGCAGATGCCATCTACACTGAAATGGCGGAGTTCGGGTTTTTAACCAAATACATCTTCGGCAGCGGTATTGAAGAAATAGATATTAACTCGTGGAAAGACATTGAAGTGCAGTATTCGGACGGTCGGACGGTTAAACTGGAGGAACGCTTTGAAAGTCCCCAGCACGCCGTGAATGTGATCCGCAGGATGCTTCACATCAGCGGTATGGTTTTAGACAATGCCAGTCCTATCGTATTGGGGCATCTTTCTAAAAACATTCGTATTGCCGTTTTGAAAAGTCCTGTTGTGGACGAAGATATTGGCGTAGCGGCATCCATTCGTGTGGTCAACCCTCAGAGCATGAAAAAAGAGGATTTTGTCAGAAGCGGTACAGCCACCGATCCTATGCTGGACTTTTTATCTCTTTGTATCCGCTACGGCATATCGGTCTGTGTGGCAGGAGCCACCAGCTCCGGCAAAACCACTGTGGCAGGCTGGGTGCTGACCACCGTTCCTGACAATAAGCGAATCTATACCATTGAAAACGGCTCCCGTGAGCTGGATCTCGTCAGAGAAAAAGAGGGCAAGGTGGTCAATTCGGTTATCCATACCCTGACCCGTGACAGCGACAATGACCGCCAGCGCATTGACCAGACCGACCTTTTGGACTATGCACTTCGCTTTAACCCGGACATCATCGTGGTGGGTGAGATGCGCGGTGCAGAGGCTAATGCCGCTCAGGAAGCTGCTCGAACCGGTGTGGCGGTGCTGACCACCATCCACTCCAACTCCTCCGAAGCCACCTATCGTCGAATGGTGTCCCTGTGCAAAAGAGCGGTGGATATGTCGGATCAAACCCTTATGGATTATGTTACAGAAGCCTACCCTATAGTGGTATTCTGCAAGCAGCTTGAAAACAAGCAGCGCCGCATGATGGAGATTCAGGAATGTGAGATCCTCCCGGACGGCACAAGACATTACCGACCGCTTTATCAGTATGTCATTACCGAAAATCGCATGGAGGATGGCAAATTCATCATCGAGGGGCACCATGAGCAGATAAATCCCATCTCGGACAGCCTTGCCAAACGGCTGATGGAAAACGGTATGCCCCAGACCCTCATTGAAAACCTGCAAGGAAAGGAGGCACAAAGCGCATGA
- a CDS encoding type II secretion system F family protein, whose protein sequence is MMTVLLVACIGMIAGSFILLGLTPVEFTAGVFGKLTDRPKSLRDEVGEFTRRKKQSYLRREIAEVQSILQVTGRTERFPMLCALSLLCFALGASIAVILSNFFLVPVMAVGCMFLPFWWIKLTASHFKKDIAGELETALSIITTAYLRNEDILTAVEENIAYLNPPVLSIFKGFVSRVRLVDPDVTAALYDLKSKIDNAVYAEWCDALIACQHDRSLKTTLIPIVSKLSDMRVVNGELENMVFEPRKEFIIMQILVVGNIPLIYFLNQDWHHTLMHTPLGQIILSICAAVIFISTAFVIKLTQPIEYRR, encoded by the coding sequence ATGATGACGGTACTTTTAGTTGCCTGCATCGGAATGATTGCAGGTTCTTTTATTTTGCTTGGTCTCACACCGGTAGAATTTACGGCTGGAGTATTCGGAAAACTCACCGACAGGCCTAAATCCCTCCGTGACGAGGTGGGCGAGTTTACCCGCAGAAAAAAGCAATCCTACTTGCGCCGGGAAATTGCTGAGGTGCAGTCCATCCTTCAGGTAACCGGAAGAACGGAACGCTTTCCCATGCTTTGTGCCCTATCCCTGCTGTGTTTTGCCTTGGGCGCCTCCATTGCAGTTATACTCTCAAACTTTTTTCTTGTTCCTGTAATGGCAGTTGGCTGTATGTTCCTGCCCTTCTGGTGGATAAAGCTCACTGCCAGCCACTTTAAAAAGGACATTGCAGGGGAGTTGGAAACGGCCCTTTCCATTATCACCACGGCTTATCTCAGAAATGAGGATATCCTGACGGCGGTGGAGGAAAACATCGCATACCTGAATCCGCCGGTACTGTCGATTTTTAAGGGATTTGTGTCCCGTGTCAGGCTGGTTGATCCGGATGTAACAGCGGCACTTTATGATTTGAAAAGTAAGATTGACAATGCCGTATATGCTGAGTGGTGCGATGCCCTCATTGCTTGTCAGCATGACCGCAGTCTCAAAACAACCTTAATTCCAATTGTCAGCAAGCTCAGTGATATGCGAGTGGTCAACGGTGAACTGGAAAACATGGTGTTTGAGCCGAGAAAGGAATTTATCATCATGCAGATTCTGGTCGTCGGTAATATTCCCCTTATATATTTCTTAAATCAGGACTGGCATCACACACTGATGCACACACCGCTGGGGCAGATTATTCTGTCCATCTGTGCTGCTGTGATTTTCATTTCCACGGCCTTTGTCATCAAGCTCACTCAGCCCATTGAATATCGAAGATAG
- a CDS encoding secretion protein F, translating to MTIYIILFGVLLWAGLFFIAADLLRLPTFATQKAMLSAGKQTNTKTKPTDALLRNVGVRLSRYIHMDEYKKSRMANILSAAGFSDSPELFTAMAIVKAAAIALCIIPCLILLPLLAPIVLFAAVLVYFKEIRKADEALAVKRGKIEQELPRFVATITQELKASRDVLSMLENFKKNAGEDFAAELDILTADMRSSSYEAALTRFEARFNSPMLSDITRGLIGVLRGDEVGVYFQMLAHDMKQLELQRLKAQAMKIPPKIRVFSFAMLMCFLMTYMAIIVYEIITSLGGMF from the coding sequence ATGACAATCTATATCATTTTATTCGGGGTCCTCCTGTGGGCAGGGCTCTTTTTCATTGCCGCCGATCTGCTGCGGCTGCCCACATTTGCTACCCAAAAGGCAATGCTGTCGGCAGGAAAGCAGACCAATACAAAGACAAAACCCACCGATGCATTGTTAAGAAATGTCGGTGTTCGTCTTTCCCGATACATCCATATGGATGAGTACAAAAAAAGTCGAATGGCAAATATATTGTCGGCGGCAGGGTTTTCCGATTCTCCGGAGCTGTTTACAGCAATGGCCATCGTCAAAGCGGCAGCCATTGCACTTTGCATCATTCCCTGCCTTATTCTCCTGCCTCTATTGGCACCTATTGTGTTGTTCGCCGCTGTCTTGGTCTATTTCAAAGAGATACGCAAGGCGGATGAGGCGCTGGCAGTTAAGAGAGGCAAAATCGAACAGGAATTGCCCCGATTTGTGGCAACCATCACCCAGGAGCTGAAAGCCAGCCGGGATGTGCTGTCCATGCTGGAGAATTTCAAGAAAAATGCCGGGGAGGATTTTGCTGCAGAGCTTGACATCCTCACAGCTGATATGCGCTCCTCCAGCTACGAGGCAGCCCTGACAAGGTTCGAGGCCAGATTTAATTCGCCCATGCTCTCAGATATTACGCGGGGACTGATTGGTGTACTTCGAGGGGATGAGGTCGGGGTATATTTTCAGATGCTGGCCCACGATATGAAACAATTGGAGCTTCAGCGGCTCAAAGCGCAGGCTATGAAGATTCCACCTAAAATCCGTGTGTTCTCCTTTGCCATGCTGATGTGCTTTCTCATGACCTATATGGCGATTATTGTCTATGAAATCATCACATCCCTCGGCGGGATGTTTTAG